ACCTCCCGGGGCTCAATGTTGCGCGTGCCCAGGAAGAAGTAGCCCAGGAACGCGACCTTCAGCCCCCCCACGGTGAGGATGGCCGGGCGGCGCGCCTCCGCCAGGGTGCGGCCCGCCCCGAAGTAGGGGATGCGCGCGGCGTCCAGGGCGGTGAGGGTGTCCAGCAGCCCCTGCGCGCCGTAGTCCATCATGTGGTTGTTGGCCAGGCTCACCACGCCCACGCGGCCCGCGGTGAGCACGTTCACCAGCTCCGGGCGCGCTCGGAAGTTGAAGTTCTTGGGCAGCTTCACCGTGCTGTCCGTGTACGGGCACTCCAGGTTCACGACGAACAGGTCGCCGGAGTCCACGATGGGCATCACCTCGCGGAAGCCGTACGCGAACATCTCCTCGCGCGTCTTCCCCTTGGCCACCTGATCATCGAAGTACTCCTCGTAGTGGTAGCCCACCGTCACGTCGCCGCCCACCACCAGCGTCACCGGGCGGGCGGGCGCTGGAGGGGTCGGCTGGCCGGCGGGATGTCCGGTATCGGACCCGGCCGGAGCGGCCTCTGGAGGAGGGGCCGCCGTGGCGGCGCCAGGCTCCAGCCCCGGGGGAGGGGAGGCGGGCGTCACGGGGCGGGGGTGGCAGGCGGAAAGCGACAGCAGGAGCAGCAGGGCGG
This DNA window, taken from Corallococcus coralloides DSM 2259, encodes the following:
- a CDS encoding CapA family protein yields the protein MRHAALLLLLSLSACHPRPVTPASPPPGLEPGAATAAPPPEAAPAGSDTGHPAGQPTPPAPARPVTLVVGGDVTVGYHYEEYFDDQVAKGKTREEMFAYGFREVMPIVDSGDLFVVNLECPYTDSTVKLPKNFNFRARPELVNVLTAGRVGVVSLANNHMMDYGAQGLLDTLTALDAARIPYFGAGRTLAEARRPAILTVGGLKVAFLGYFFLGTRNIEPREVYATDTTPGVAGHFSDVEVMERMLREDIAAAKAQADLVLPFFHWGIEGNTTPEPYQVRLAHAAIDAGAAGVLGSHPHVLQSMELYQGKPVLYSLGNFVFGGNWNPRDKRSVLWRARFDSTGYVSSDVLPLRTDRYPEFPVQPVPVTGAEAEGVMTLLRTASQGTQGLERMLPALEAGGAGSQPPPSSSVRGGQ